Proteins encoded together in one Ipomoea triloba cultivar NCNSP0323 chromosome 4, ASM357664v1 window:
- the LOC116016478 gene encoding cyclic nucleotide-gated ion channel 1-like, with protein MNQSFSFSFSFSSSTTTCRWWKSKMHDPQGPFLQRWNKRFFIACILAATVDLLFFYIPVVDDQKKCIGLDRTLEITASTLRSVFDFFYIFHIILQFCTGFFAPSPRVFSRGELIVDPSAVAKRYFFSYFFIDILAVLPLPQVVLFMIIPRADRPFFLVAKQILKVVIFVQSVPRLLRIYPLYKEVTRTSGFFTKTAWAGAAFNLFLYMIASYVAGSIWYITAIERQDKCWRKACEKLHGSGCDIDFLYCTKLGRRRGGGGDFLLSFLNTYCPLLEPENLKPQHFDFGIFLHALKSNMVEKRYFWSKLLYCFWWGLRNVSSLGQNLETSNFEGEILFAILISIIGLILFSLLIGNMQKYLQSLSTLTVKVEEMRVKRTAVDQWMSRLRLPCDLKERIRRYEEYRWQETRGVDEESIISNLPKDLRRDINRHRLGWNLLRRVPIFETMDEQLLEAMCDRLKTVLYTKKTCIVREGDTVDEMIFVKTGELLTMSTNNSDVIKLRAGDFCGEELLIWALDRNPSSSIPISTITVQASTNVEAFALTADFLKFFVSQWRRRHSKKLQHKFRLYSRQWRTWAACYIQAAWCRHCRNKLEKSRREEEDRLQDALILWRRVEGETTPSQGATIYASRFAANVLRTVRRNHPPKLSPRLPPLRLQKPAEPDFSAPSIK; from the exons ATGAACcagtctttttctttttctttttcattttcttcttctactaCTACTTGTAGGTGGTGGAAGAGCAAGATGCATGACCCACAAGGTCCATTTCTGCAACGGTGGAATAAAAGATTCTTTATTGCGTGCATATTAGCAGCGACAGTGGATCTACTTTTCTTTTACATCCCAGTGGTGGATGACCAAAAGAAATGCATTGGTTTAGACAGGACTTTGGAGATCACTGCTTCTACTCTTCGTTCTGTTTTCGACTTTTTCTACATATTTCACATTATTCTGCAATTCTGCACTGGCTTCTTTGCCCCATCACCTCGTGTGTTTAGTAGGGGTGAGTTGATTGTGGATCCATCTGCCGTAGCCAAGCGATATTTCTTCTCTTACTTCTTCATCGACATCCTAGCTGTTCTCCCTCTCCCGCAG GTTGTACTGTTCATGATCATTCCCCGCGCGGACCGTCCCTTTTTTCTGGTGGCCAAACAGATATTGAAGGTTGTGATTTTTGTCCAATCTGTTCCCAGGCTGCTTAGAATATATCCTTTGTACAAGGAAGTAACTCGAACTTCTGGCTTTTTCACTAAAACTGCCTGGGCTGGTGCTGCGTTCAATCTCTTTCTCTACATGATAGCTAGCTAT GTAGCTGGATCCATCTGGTACATCACTGCTATAGAGCGTCAAGATAAATGCTGGCGGAAGGCCTGTGAGAAACTACATGGCAGCGGTTGTGACATAGATTTCCTCTACTGCACAAAATTAGGGCGCAgacgaggaggaggaggagactTTTTGTTGTCCTTTCTAAATACTTATTGCCCTCTGCTTGAACCTGAAAATTTAAAGCCTCAACACTTTGATTTTGGAATATTTCTTCATGCTCTCAAATCTAACATGGTGGAGAAGAGATACTTCTGGTCTAAACTTCTCTACTGCTTCTGGTGGGGGCTCAGAAACGTAAG TTCTCTTGGGCAAAATCTGGAAACCAGCAACTTTGAGGGTGAAATTCTTTTCGCCATTCTTATCTCCATCATTGGATTGATTTTGTTTTCGTTGCTTATTGGCAATATGCAG AAATATCTGCAGTCCCTGAGTACCCTGACGGTGAAAGTAGAAGAGATGAGAGTGAAAAGGACTGCTGTAGATCAGTGGATGTCCCGTCTTAGGCTTCCCTGTGATTTGAAGGAGAGAATAAGAAGATATGAAGAATATAGATGGCAAGAAACAAGGGGTGTTGACGAAGAATCTATTATTTCTAACCTCCCTAAAGACTTGAGGAGAGACATTAATCGCCATCGTCTGGGCTGGAATTTACTCAGAAGA GTTCCTATATTTGAGACAATGGATGAACAATTACTAGAAGCAATGTGTGATCGTCTGAAAACGGTTCTTTACACAAAAAAGACTTGCATAGTGCGGGAGGGGGATACGGTGGACGAGATGATCTTTGTGAAGACAGGGGAGCTGTTAACTATGAGTACAAATAACTCTGATGTTATCAAACTCAGGGCTGGTGACTTCTGTGGAGAAGAACTTCTGATTTGGGCTCTAGACCGCAACCCCTCCTCTAGTATTCCCATCTCTACTATAACAGTACAAGCTTCGACAAATGTTGAAGCTTTCGCTCTCACTGCTGATTTCCTCAAGTTTTTTGTTTCTCAGTGGCGACGCCGCCACAGCAAAAAGCTTCAACACAAGTTcag ATTATACTCACGTCAGTGGAGGACATGGGCAGCCTGCTACATTCAGGCAGCATGGTGTAGACATTGCAGGAACAAGCTGGAGAAGTCCcggagagaagaagaagataggcTGCAAGATGCATTAATATTGTGGAGGAGGGTGGAGGGGGAAACCACACCAAGCCAAGGCGCTACTATTTATGCTTCCAGGTTTGCAGCTAACGTGCTAAGAACAGTAAGACGGAACCATCCGCCCAAATTGTCTCCTAGACTGCCTCCTTTGCGGCTGCAGAAACCAGCTGAGCCTGATTTTAGCGCCCCATCCATAAAATAA